Proteins encoded together in one Salarias fasciatus chromosome 17, fSalaFa1.1, whole genome shotgun sequence window:
- the LOC115404516 gene encoding adipocyte plasma membrane-associated protein, with the protein MFSWLGFWRRSLLVALLAVSAGLYLLPSPIDPKPHRLKGPPPALEGPLAVNTRLQAGRRLFAGELHGPESFTADQDGNVYTGTVDGKLWRIGPDDSLTLITHMGQNLPECGRSSDLEPLCGRPHGVRLDRGGQLIVADSYLGLHSVDPHSGEKTLLLANSQGAGGVPFAFLNGLEISSQTGIIYFTDSSSRWGRRHVKLEVIELNALGRLLSFDPRTRTVNVLLDSLFMPNGIALSPDEDFLLLAETSMGRILRYWLKGPQAGSSEVVLDNMIGYPDNIRLSDHGTFLVGITTPRFRRPLPPFLDLIAPYPALKRFLAKLVPLSWYNLLLPRYALVLELGPDGEVVGSLHDPEGRLTWAISDVFQHRGRTYLGSTDLPFLPVLESDRR; encoded by the exons AT GTTCTCCTGGCTCGGGTTCTGGAGGCGGTCCCTCTTGGTGGCGCTGCTGGCTGTTTCCGCTGGACTCTACCTGCTGCCGTCTCCCATCGACCCGAAGCCGCACCG GTTGAAGGGGCCTCCTCCGGCCCTCGAGGGCCCGCTGGCCGTCAACACGCGGCTGCAGGCGGGCCGCAGGCTGTTCGCCGGGGAGCTGCACGGACCAGAATCCTTCACTGCGGACCAGGACG gtaATGTGTACACGGGGACGGTGGACGGGAAGCTGTGGCGGATCGGTCCTGATGACAGCCTCACACTCATCACACATATGGGACAGAATCTGCCTGAATGCG gCAGAAGCTCTGACCTGGAGCCGCTATGCGGCCGCCCTCACGGCGTCCGTCTGGACCGCGGCGGTCAGCTGATCGTGGCCGACTCCTACCTGGGTCTGCACAGCGTGGACCCCCACAGCGGAGAGAAGACCCTCCTGCTGGCCAACTCACAGG GCGCCGGCGGCGTTCCCTTCGCTTTTCTCAACGGTTTGGAGATTTCCTCCCAAACCGGGATAATTTACTTCACCGACTCGTCCAGTCGCTGGGGACGAAGACACGTCAAACTGGAG gtgatCGAGCTCAACGCTCTCGGTCGTCTCCTCTCCTTCGATCCTCGGACTCGAACCGTCAACGTTCTGCTGGATTCGCTCTTCATGCCGAACGGCATCGCGCTGTCGCCGGACGaagacttcctgctgctggcagAGACCAGCATGGGGCGGATCctgag gtatTGGCTGAAGGGACCTCAGGCCGGCTCCTCGGAGGTCGTCCTTGACAACATGATCGGTTACCCCGACAACATCCGCCTCAGCGACCACGGGACCTTCCTGGTCGGCATAACGACGCCTCGCTTCCGGAGGCCGCTGCCGCCCTTCCTGGACCTGATCGCTCCGTACCCGGCGCTCAAACGCTTCCTGGCCAAG ctggttcctctcagctggtacaacctgctgctgccgcgctacgctctggtcctggagctggGACCGGACGGGGAGGTCGTGGGGTCACTGCACGACCCCGAGGGCCGCCTGACCTGGGCCATCAGCGACGTGTTCCAGCACCGGGGGAGGACCTACCTGGGCAGCACCGACCTGCCCTTCCTGCCCGTGCTGGAGAGTGACCGGCGGTAA